From Canis lupus familiaris isolate Mischka breed German Shepherd chromosome 16, alternate assembly UU_Cfam_GSD_1.0, whole genome shotgun sequence, one genomic window encodes:
- the CDK5 gene encoding cyclin-dependent-like kinase 5, with protein sequence MQKYEKLEKIGEGTYGTVFKAKNRETHEIVALKRVRLDDDDEGVPSSALREICLLKELKHKNIVRLHDVLHSDKKLTLVFEFCDQDLKKYFDSCNGDLDPEIVKSFLFQLLKGLGFCHSRNVLHRDLKPQNLLINRNGELKLADFGLARAFGIPVRCYSAEVVTLWYRPPDVLFGAKLYSTSIDMWSAGCIFAELANAGRPLFPGNDVDDQLKRIFRLLGTPTEEQWPAMTKLPDYKPYPMYPATTSLVNVVPKLNATGRDLLQNLLKCNPVQRISAEEALQHPYFSDFCPP encoded by the exons ATGCAGAAATACGAGAAACTCGAGAAGATTGGGGAAG GCACCTACGGGACAGTATTCAAGGCCAAAAACCGGGAGACCCATGAGATCGTGGCTCTGAAACGGGTGAGGCTGGATGACGATGATGAG GGAGTGCCGAGCTCAGCCCTTCGGGAAATCTGCCTACTCAAAGAGCTGAAGCACAAGAACATCGTCAG GCTTCATGACGTCCTGCATAGTGACAAGAAGCTGACTTTGGTTTTTGAGTTCTGTGACCAG GACCTTAAGAAGTATTTTGACAGCTGTAATGGTGACCTGGATCCTGAAATTGTGAAG tCATTCCTCTTTCAGCTGCTGAAAGGCCTGGGATTCTGTCACAGTCGCAACGTGCTGCATAGAGACCTGAAGCCCCAGAACCTGCTAATAAACAGG AATGGGGAGCTGAAGTTGGCTGATTTTGGCTTGGCTCGAGCCTTTGGGATCCCTGTTCGCTGTTACTCAGCCGAG GTGGTCACGCTGTGGTACCGCCCACCAGATGTCCTCTTCGGGGCCAAGCTGTACTCCACATCCATCGACATGTGGTCAGCTGGCTGCATCTTCGCAG AGCTGGCCAACGCAGGGCGGCCTCTTTTCCCCGGCAACGACGTAGATGACCAATTGAAGAGGATCTTCCG GCTTCTGGGGACACCGACCGAGGAGCAGTGGCCTGCCATGACCAAGCTGCCAGACTATAAG ccCTACCCAATGTACCCGGCCACAACATCCCTGGTGAATGTCGTACCCAAGCTCAATGCCACGGGACGGGACCTGCTGCAG AACCTCCTGAAGTGTAACCCTGTCCAGCGCATCTCAGCAGAAGAGGCCCTGCAGCACCCCTACTTCTCTGACTTCTGCCCTCCGTAG
- the SLC4A2 gene encoding anion exchange protein 2 isoform X1, with protein MSSAPRRPASGADSFCTPEPESLGPAAPGFPEQEDDELHRTLGVERFEEILQEAGSRGGEEPGRSYGEEDFEYHRQSSHHIHHPLSTHLPPDTRRRKTPQGPGRKPRRRPGASPTGETPTIEEGEEDEEEASEAEGTRALSQPTPASTPSSVQFFLQEDEGADRKGGRTSPSPPPLPHQEAAPHASKGAQTGAPVEEVVAAASGAAGGDDGGASARPLTKAQPGHRSYNLQERRRIGSMTGAEQALLPRVPTDESEAQTLATADLDLMKSHRFEDVPGVRRHLVRKNAKGSGQGGREGREPGPTPRTRPRAPHKPHEVFVELNELLLDRNQEPQWRETARWIKFEEDVEEETERWGKPHVASLSFRSLLELRRTLAHGAVLLDLDQQTLPGVAHQVVEQMVISDQIKAEDRANVLRALLLKHSHPSDEKDFSFPRNISAGSLGSLLGHHHGQGPESDPHVTEPLIGGVPETRLDVERERELPPPAPPAGITRSKSKHELKLLEKIPENAEATVVLVGCVEFLSRPTMAFVRLREAVELDAVLEVPVPVRFLFLLLGPSSANMDYHEIGRSISTLMSDKQFHEAAYLADEREDLLTAINAFLDCSVVLPPSEVQGEELLRSVAHFQRQMLKKREEQGRLLPPGAGLEPKSAQDKALLQMVEVAGAVEDDPLRRTGRPFGGLIRDVRRRYPHYLSDFRDALDPQCLAAVIFIYFAALSPAITFGGLLGEKTQDLIGVSELIMSTALQGVVFCLLGAQPLLVIGFSGPLLVFEEAFFSFCSSNNLEYLVGRVWIGFWLVLLALLMVALEGSFLVRFVSRFTQEIFAFLISLIFIYETFYKLIKIFQEHPLHGCSVSNGSEAHSGDNDTWHGAGATLGPGNRSSPGPVGQGRPRGQPNTALLSLVLMAGTFFIAFFLRKFKNSRFFPGRVRRVIGDFGVPIAILIMVLVDYSIEDTYTQKLSVPSGFSVTAPEKRGWVINPLGENSSFPVWMMVASLLPAILVFILIFMETQITTLIISKKERMLQKGSGFHLDLLLIVAMGGICALFGLPWLAAATVRSVTHANALTVMSKAVAPGDKPKIQEVKEQRVTGLLVALLVGLSIVIGDLLRQIPLAVLFGIFLYMGVTSLNGIQFYERLHLLLMPPKHHPDVTYVKKVRTLRMHLFTALQLLCLALLWAVMSTAASLAFPFILILTVPLRMVVLTRIFTEREMKCLDANEAEPVFDEREGVDEYNEMPMPV; from the exons ATGAGCAgcgccccccggcgccccgccTCGGGCGCAGATTCTTTCTGTACT ccGGAGCCAGAGAGCTTGGGCCCGGCAGCGCCTGGGTTCCCTGAACAGGAGGACGATGAACTTCACCGCACTCTGGGTGTGGAGCGGTTTGAGGAGATCCTGCAGGAGGCTGGGTCTCGAGGCGGAGAGGAGCCAGGCCGCAGCTATGGGGAGGAAGACTTTGAAT atCACCGCCAGTCTTCCCACCACATCCATCACCCACTGTCCACTCACCTGCCTCCGGACACCCGCCGCCGCAAGacaccccagggcccaggacggAAGCCTCGCCGGCGCCCCGGGGCCTCCCCCACCGGGGAGACCCCCACCAtcgaggagggggaggaagatgaggaggaggcCAGTGAAGCTGAGGGGACCCGAGCACTTAGCCAGCCGACCCCGGCCTCCACACCCTCTTCGGTGCAG TTCTTTCTCCAGGAGGATGAAGGTGCTGACCGGAAGGGAGGGAGGACCAGTCCATCTCCTCCACCACTGCCCCACCAGGAGGCGGCTCCCCATGCCAGCAAAGGCGCCCAGACAGG AGCCCCGGTGGAAGAGGTGGTGGCTGCGGCCAGTGGCGCCGCAGGAGGTGATGATGGGGGAGCATCGGCGCGTCCTCTGACCAAAGCACAGCCCGGGCACCGGAGCTACAACCTGCAGGAGAGGAGGCGCATCGGGAGCATGACGGGGGCCGAGCAGGCACTGCTGCCCCGCGTCCCCACAGACGAGAGCGAGGCCCAGACACTGGCCACCGCTGACCTAGACCTCATGAAGA gtCACCGGTTTGAGGACGTTCCTGGAGTGCGGCGGCACTTGGTGCGGAAGAATGCCAAAGGTTCTGGACAGGGTGGCCGGGAAGGGCGAGAGCCTGGCCCCACGCCTCGGACCCGGCCCCGGGCCCCTCATAAGCCCCACGAG GTGTTTGTGGAGCTGAATGAGCTGCTGCTGGACAGAAACCAGGAGCCTCAGTGGCGGGAGACTGCCCGCTGGATCAAGTTTGAGGAGGACGTGGAGGAGGAGACAGAGCGCTGGGGGAAGCCCCACGTGGCGTCCCTGTCCTTCCGCAGCCTCTTGGAGCTCCGCCGGACCCTGGCCCATG GGGCCGTGCTTTTGGACCTGGACCAGCAGACCCTGCCTGGGGTGGCCCACCAAGTGGTGGAGCAGATGGTCATCTCTGACCAAATCAAGGCTGAGGACAGAGCCAATGTGTTGCGGGCCCTGCTACTGAAACACAG CCACCCAAGCGATGAGAAAGACTTCTCCTTCCCTCGAAACATCTCAGctggctccctgggctccctgctagggCACCATCATGGCCAGGGGCCTGAGAGTGACCCTCATGTCACCGAGCCTCTCATTGGAGGTGTTCCTGAGACTCGGCTAGATGTAGAGCGAGAG CGGGAGTTGCCCCCTCCGGCCCCACCAGCCGGCATCACTCGCTCCAAGTCCAAGCATGAACTAAAGCTCCTGGAGAAGATCCCCGAGAACGCCGAGGCCACGGTGGTCCTTGTGG GCTGCGTGGAGTTCCTCTCCCGCCCTACCATGGCCTTTGTGCGGCTGCGGGAGGCGGTGGAGCTAGACGCCGTGCTGGAGGTGCCCGTGCCTGTGCgcttcctcttcctgcttctggGCCCGAGCAGCGCCAACATGGACTACCATGAAATTGGCCGCTCCATCTCCACCCTCATGTCTGACAAG CAATTCCATGAGGCAGCCTACCTGGCAGACGAGAGGGAGGACCTGCTGACTGCCATCAACGCCTTCCTGGACTGCAGCGTGGTGCTGCCGCCCTCCGAAGTACAGGGCGAGGAGCTGTTGCGGTCTGTTGCTCACTTCCAACGCCAGATGCTCAAGAAGCGGGAGGAGCAGGGCCGGCTGTTGCCCCCTGGGGCTGGACTGGAGCCCAAGTCAGCACAAGATAAGG CGCTCCTGCAGATGGTAGAGGTGGCAGGTGCAGTTGAAGATGATCCCCTCCGGCGGACGGGCCGGCCCTTTGGGGGCCTCATCCGAGATGTGCGGCGCCGCTATCCCCACTACCTGAGTGACTTCCGAGATGCCCTTGACCCCCAGTGCCTGGCTGCTGTCATCTTCATCTACTTCGCGGCCCTGTCTCCTGCCATCACTTTCGGGGGGCTGCTGG GAGAGAAGACTCAGGACCTGATTGGGGTGTCGGAGCTCATCATGTCCACAGCGCTCCAGGGTGTGGTCTTCTGCCTGCTGGGGGCCCAGCCGCTGCTGGTGATTGGCTTCTCTGGGCCCCTGCTGGTCTTCGAGGAGGCCTTCTTCTCG TTCTGCAGCAGCAACAACCTAGAGTACCTGGTGGGCCGCGTGTGGATCGGCTTCTGGCTGGTGCTCTTGGCCCTGCTCATGGTGGCCCTGGAGGGGAGCTTCCTGGTGCGCTTTGTCTCCCGTTTCACCCAGGAGATCTTTGCCTTCCTCATCTCCCTCATTTTCATCTATGAGACGTTCTACAAGTTGATTAAG ATCTTCCAGGAACATCCACTGCATGGCTGTTCTGTCTCCAATGGCTCTGAGGCACACAGCGGTGACAACGACACATGGCATGGGGCAGGAGCCACGCTGGGGCCAGGGAACAGGAGCTCGCCTGGGccagtggggcaggggaggccccGGGGCCAGCCCAACACAGCCCTGCTGTCACTGGTGCTCATGGCGGGCACCTTCTTTATCGCTTTCTTCCTACGCAAATTCAAGAATAGCCGGTTCTTCCCTGGCCGG GTGCGGCGGGTGATCGGGGACTTTGGGGTGCCCATTGCGATCCTCATCATGGTGCTTGTGGATTATAGTATTGAGGATACCTACACCCAG AAGCTGAGCGTGCCCAGTGGATTCTCCGTGACAGCCCCAGAAAAGCGGGGCTGGGTCATCAACCCGCTGGGAGAGAATAGCTCCTTCCCCGTGTGGATGATGGTTGCCAGCCTGCTGCCGGCCATTTTGGTTTTCATCCTGATCTTCATGGAGACGCAGATCACCAC GCTGATCATCTCCAAGAAGGAGCGCATGCTGCAGAAGGGCTCTGGCTTCCACCTGGACCTCCTGCTTATTGTGGCCATGGGCGGCATCTGTGCCCTTTTTGGCCTGCCCTGGTTGGCTGCTGCCACCGTCCGCTCCGTCACTCATGCCAACGCACTCACCGTCATGAGCAAGGCTGTGGCACCTGGGGACAAGCCCAAGATCCAGGAGGTCAAGGAGCAGCGGGTAACGGGGCTGCTGGTTGCCCTGCTTGTGG gtCTCTCCATAGTTATTGGGGACCTGCTCCGGCAGATCCCCTTGGCTGTGCTCTTTGGTATTTTTCTGTACATGGGAGTTACCTCCCTTAATGGGATCCAGTTCTACGAGCGGCTGCACCTGCTGCTCATGCCACCCAAACACCACCCAGATGTAACCTATGTCAAGAAG GTTCGGACCCTCCGAATGCACCTGTTCACAGCCCTGCAGCTGCTCTGCTTGGCCCTGCTCTGGGCGGTCATGTCCACAGCTGCCTCCCTGGCCTTCCCCTTCATCCTCATCCTTACGGTGCCCCTCCGCATGGTGGTGCTCACCCGCATCTTCACCGAGAGAGAGATGAAATGT ctGGATGCTAATGAGGCGGAGCCAGTGTTCGATGAGCGGGAGGGTGTGGACGAGTACAATGAGATGCCCATGCCTGTGTAG
- the SLC4A2 gene encoding anion exchange protein 2 isoform X2 → MDFLLRSQPEPESLGPAAPGFPEQEDDELHRTLGVERFEEILQEAGSRGGEEPGRSYGEEDFEYHRQSSHHIHHPLSTHLPPDTRRRKTPQGPGRKPRRRPGASPTGETPTIEEGEEDEEEASEAEGTRALSQPTPASTPSSVQFFLQEDEGADRKGGRTSPSPPPLPHQEAAPHASKGAQTGAPVEEVVAAASGAAGGDDGGASARPLTKAQPGHRSYNLQERRRIGSMTGAEQALLPRVPTDESEAQTLATADLDLMKSHRFEDVPGVRRHLVRKNAKGSGQGGREGREPGPTPRTRPRAPHKPHEVFVELNELLLDRNQEPQWRETARWIKFEEDVEEETERWGKPHVASLSFRSLLELRRTLAHGAVLLDLDQQTLPGVAHQVVEQMVISDQIKAEDRANVLRALLLKHSHPSDEKDFSFPRNISAGSLGSLLGHHHGQGPESDPHVTEPLIGGVPETRLDVERERELPPPAPPAGITRSKSKHELKLLEKIPENAEATVVLVGCVEFLSRPTMAFVRLREAVELDAVLEVPVPVRFLFLLLGPSSANMDYHEIGRSISTLMSDKQFHEAAYLADEREDLLTAINAFLDCSVVLPPSEVQGEELLRSVAHFQRQMLKKREEQGRLLPPGAGLEPKSAQDKALLQMVEVAGAVEDDPLRRTGRPFGGLIRDVRRRYPHYLSDFRDALDPQCLAAVIFIYFAALSPAITFGGLLGEKTQDLIGVSELIMSTALQGVVFCLLGAQPLLVIGFSGPLLVFEEAFFSFCSSNNLEYLVGRVWIGFWLVLLALLMVALEGSFLVRFVSRFTQEIFAFLISLIFIYETFYKLIKIFQEHPLHGCSVSNGSEAHSGDNDTWHGAGATLGPGNRSSPGPVGQGRPRGQPNTALLSLVLMAGTFFIAFFLRKFKNSRFFPGRVRRVIGDFGVPIAILIMVLVDYSIEDTYTQKLSVPSGFSVTAPEKRGWVINPLGENSSFPVWMMVASLLPAILVFILIFMETQITTLIISKKERMLQKGSGFHLDLLLIVAMGGICALFGLPWLAAATVRSVTHANALTVMSKAVAPGDKPKIQEVKEQRVTGLLVALLVGLSIVIGDLLRQIPLAVLFGIFLYMGVTSLNGIQFYERLHLLLMPPKHHPDVTYVKKVRTLRMHLFTALQLLCLALLWAVMSTAASLAFPFILILTVPLRMVVLTRIFTEREMKCLDANEAEPVFDEREGVDEYNEMPMPV, encoded by the exons ATGGACTTCCTCCTGCGGTCTCAG ccGGAGCCAGAGAGCTTGGGCCCGGCAGCGCCTGGGTTCCCTGAACAGGAGGACGATGAACTTCACCGCACTCTGGGTGTGGAGCGGTTTGAGGAGATCCTGCAGGAGGCTGGGTCTCGAGGCGGAGAGGAGCCAGGCCGCAGCTATGGGGAGGAAGACTTTGAAT atCACCGCCAGTCTTCCCACCACATCCATCACCCACTGTCCACTCACCTGCCTCCGGACACCCGCCGCCGCAAGacaccccagggcccaggacggAAGCCTCGCCGGCGCCCCGGGGCCTCCCCCACCGGGGAGACCCCCACCAtcgaggagggggaggaagatgaggaggaggcCAGTGAAGCTGAGGGGACCCGAGCACTTAGCCAGCCGACCCCGGCCTCCACACCCTCTTCGGTGCAG TTCTTTCTCCAGGAGGATGAAGGTGCTGACCGGAAGGGAGGGAGGACCAGTCCATCTCCTCCACCACTGCCCCACCAGGAGGCGGCTCCCCATGCCAGCAAAGGCGCCCAGACAGG AGCCCCGGTGGAAGAGGTGGTGGCTGCGGCCAGTGGCGCCGCAGGAGGTGATGATGGGGGAGCATCGGCGCGTCCTCTGACCAAAGCACAGCCCGGGCACCGGAGCTACAACCTGCAGGAGAGGAGGCGCATCGGGAGCATGACGGGGGCCGAGCAGGCACTGCTGCCCCGCGTCCCCACAGACGAGAGCGAGGCCCAGACACTGGCCACCGCTGACCTAGACCTCATGAAGA gtCACCGGTTTGAGGACGTTCCTGGAGTGCGGCGGCACTTGGTGCGGAAGAATGCCAAAGGTTCTGGACAGGGTGGCCGGGAAGGGCGAGAGCCTGGCCCCACGCCTCGGACCCGGCCCCGGGCCCCTCATAAGCCCCACGAG GTGTTTGTGGAGCTGAATGAGCTGCTGCTGGACAGAAACCAGGAGCCTCAGTGGCGGGAGACTGCCCGCTGGATCAAGTTTGAGGAGGACGTGGAGGAGGAGACAGAGCGCTGGGGGAAGCCCCACGTGGCGTCCCTGTCCTTCCGCAGCCTCTTGGAGCTCCGCCGGACCCTGGCCCATG GGGCCGTGCTTTTGGACCTGGACCAGCAGACCCTGCCTGGGGTGGCCCACCAAGTGGTGGAGCAGATGGTCATCTCTGACCAAATCAAGGCTGAGGACAGAGCCAATGTGTTGCGGGCCCTGCTACTGAAACACAG CCACCCAAGCGATGAGAAAGACTTCTCCTTCCCTCGAAACATCTCAGctggctccctgggctccctgctagggCACCATCATGGCCAGGGGCCTGAGAGTGACCCTCATGTCACCGAGCCTCTCATTGGAGGTGTTCCTGAGACTCGGCTAGATGTAGAGCGAGAG CGGGAGTTGCCCCCTCCGGCCCCACCAGCCGGCATCACTCGCTCCAAGTCCAAGCATGAACTAAAGCTCCTGGAGAAGATCCCCGAGAACGCCGAGGCCACGGTGGTCCTTGTGG GCTGCGTGGAGTTCCTCTCCCGCCCTACCATGGCCTTTGTGCGGCTGCGGGAGGCGGTGGAGCTAGACGCCGTGCTGGAGGTGCCCGTGCCTGTGCgcttcctcttcctgcttctggGCCCGAGCAGCGCCAACATGGACTACCATGAAATTGGCCGCTCCATCTCCACCCTCATGTCTGACAAG CAATTCCATGAGGCAGCCTACCTGGCAGACGAGAGGGAGGACCTGCTGACTGCCATCAACGCCTTCCTGGACTGCAGCGTGGTGCTGCCGCCCTCCGAAGTACAGGGCGAGGAGCTGTTGCGGTCTGTTGCTCACTTCCAACGCCAGATGCTCAAGAAGCGGGAGGAGCAGGGCCGGCTGTTGCCCCCTGGGGCTGGACTGGAGCCCAAGTCAGCACAAGATAAGG CGCTCCTGCAGATGGTAGAGGTGGCAGGTGCAGTTGAAGATGATCCCCTCCGGCGGACGGGCCGGCCCTTTGGGGGCCTCATCCGAGATGTGCGGCGCCGCTATCCCCACTACCTGAGTGACTTCCGAGATGCCCTTGACCCCCAGTGCCTGGCTGCTGTCATCTTCATCTACTTCGCGGCCCTGTCTCCTGCCATCACTTTCGGGGGGCTGCTGG GAGAGAAGACTCAGGACCTGATTGGGGTGTCGGAGCTCATCATGTCCACAGCGCTCCAGGGTGTGGTCTTCTGCCTGCTGGGGGCCCAGCCGCTGCTGGTGATTGGCTTCTCTGGGCCCCTGCTGGTCTTCGAGGAGGCCTTCTTCTCG TTCTGCAGCAGCAACAACCTAGAGTACCTGGTGGGCCGCGTGTGGATCGGCTTCTGGCTGGTGCTCTTGGCCCTGCTCATGGTGGCCCTGGAGGGGAGCTTCCTGGTGCGCTTTGTCTCCCGTTTCACCCAGGAGATCTTTGCCTTCCTCATCTCCCTCATTTTCATCTATGAGACGTTCTACAAGTTGATTAAG ATCTTCCAGGAACATCCACTGCATGGCTGTTCTGTCTCCAATGGCTCTGAGGCACACAGCGGTGACAACGACACATGGCATGGGGCAGGAGCCACGCTGGGGCCAGGGAACAGGAGCTCGCCTGGGccagtggggcaggggaggccccGGGGCCAGCCCAACACAGCCCTGCTGTCACTGGTGCTCATGGCGGGCACCTTCTTTATCGCTTTCTTCCTACGCAAATTCAAGAATAGCCGGTTCTTCCCTGGCCGG GTGCGGCGGGTGATCGGGGACTTTGGGGTGCCCATTGCGATCCTCATCATGGTGCTTGTGGATTATAGTATTGAGGATACCTACACCCAG AAGCTGAGCGTGCCCAGTGGATTCTCCGTGACAGCCCCAGAAAAGCGGGGCTGGGTCATCAACCCGCTGGGAGAGAATAGCTCCTTCCCCGTGTGGATGATGGTTGCCAGCCTGCTGCCGGCCATTTTGGTTTTCATCCTGATCTTCATGGAGACGCAGATCACCAC GCTGATCATCTCCAAGAAGGAGCGCATGCTGCAGAAGGGCTCTGGCTTCCACCTGGACCTCCTGCTTATTGTGGCCATGGGCGGCATCTGTGCCCTTTTTGGCCTGCCCTGGTTGGCTGCTGCCACCGTCCGCTCCGTCACTCATGCCAACGCACTCACCGTCATGAGCAAGGCTGTGGCACCTGGGGACAAGCCCAAGATCCAGGAGGTCAAGGAGCAGCGGGTAACGGGGCTGCTGGTTGCCCTGCTTGTGG gtCTCTCCATAGTTATTGGGGACCTGCTCCGGCAGATCCCCTTGGCTGTGCTCTTTGGTATTTTTCTGTACATGGGAGTTACCTCCCTTAATGGGATCCAGTTCTACGAGCGGCTGCACCTGCTGCTCATGCCACCCAAACACCACCCAGATGTAACCTATGTCAAGAAG GTTCGGACCCTCCGAATGCACCTGTTCACAGCCCTGCAGCTGCTCTGCTTGGCCCTGCTCTGGGCGGTCATGTCCACAGCTGCCTCCCTGGCCTTCCCCTTCATCCTCATCCTTACGGTGCCCCTCCGCATGGTGGTGCTCACCCGCATCTTCACCGAGAGAGAGATGAAATGT ctGGATGCTAATGAGGCGGAGCCAGTGTTCGATGAGCGGGAGGGTGTGGACGAGTACAATGAGATGCCCATGCCTGTGTAG
- the FASTK gene encoding fas-activated serine/threonine kinase: MRRPRGEPGSRAPRPTEGATCAGPGEPWSPSPNSMLRLLLSAQASAARLSGLLLLPPVQPCCLGPSKWGDQPPGGGLHAGPVQGLQRLLEQARSPGELLRWLGQNPTKVRAHHYPVALRRLGQLLGSQPRPPPVEQATLQDLSQLIIRNCPSFDIHTIHVCLHLAVLLGFPSDGPLMCALEQERRFRLPPKPPPTLQPVLHGGQRLEAALSCPHFLRRPRQHLIRSLAEARPEELTPHVMVLLAQHLARHRLREPQLLEAIAHFLVVQEAQLSSKVVQKLVLPFGRLNYLPLEQQFMPCLERILAREAGVAPLATVNILMSLCQLRCLPFRALHFVFSPGFINHISGTPHAFIVRRYLSLLDTAVELELPGYRGPRLPRRQQVPIFPQPLITDRARCKYSHKDIVAEGLRQLLGEEKYRQDLTVPPGYCTDFLLCVSSSGAVLPVRTQDPFLPYPPRSCPQGQAASQSTTHDPAQRVVLMLRERWHFCRDGQVLLGSRALRERHLGLMGYQLLPLPFEELESQRGLPQLKSYLRQKLQALGLRWGPEGG; encoded by the exons ATGAGGAGGCCGCGGGGGGAGCCCGGCTCCCGGGCCCCGAGACCGACTGAGGGAGCGACCTGCGCGGGGCCTGGGGAGCCAT GGTCTCCATCACCCAACTCCATGCTTCGACTCCTGCTCTCTGCCCAGGCCTCTGCTGCTCGGCTGTCTGGCCTGCTGCTGCTCCCGCCAGTACAGCCCTGCTGTCTGGGGCCCAGCAAGTGGGGGGACCAGCCTCCTGGAGGAGGCCTCCatgcaggccccgtgcaggggcTACAGCGGCTTCTGGAACAGGCGAGGAGCCCTGGGGAGCTGCTGCGTTGGCTGGGCCAGAACCCCACCAAGGTGCGCGCCCATCACTACCCTGTGGCACTTCGTCGTCTGGGTCAGCTCTTGGGGTCTCAGCCACGGCCCCCTCCCGTGGAGCAGGCCACACTACAGGACTTGAGTCAGCTCATCATCCGAAACTGCCCCTCCTTTGACATTCACACCATCCACGTGTGTCTGCACCTTGCAGTCTTACTTG GCTTCCCATCAGATGGGCCCCTGATGTGTGCCCTGGAGCAGGAGAGAAGGTTTCGCCTCCCTCCGAAGCCACCTCCCACCCTGCAACCTGTCCTGCACGGTGGGCAAAGATTGGAAGCTGCTCTGAGCTGCCCTCATTTCCTGAGGCGTCCACGGCAGCACCTCATCCGCAGCCTGGCAG AGGCCAGGCCAGAGGAACTGACTCCTCACGTCATGGTGCTCCTGGCCCAGCACCTGGCCCGGCACCGGTTGCGGGAGCCCCAGCTTCTGGAAGCCATTGCCCATTTCCTGGTGGTCCAGGAAGCCCAGCTCAGCAGCAAG GTGGTACAGAAGTTGGTCCTGCCCTTTGGGCGGCTGAACTACTTGCCTCTGGAACAGCAGTTTATGCCCTGTCTTGAGAGGATCCTGGCTCGGGAAGCAGGGGTGGCCCCCCTGGCCACTGTCAACATCTTGATGTCACTGTGCCAGCTGCGGTGCCTACCCTTCCGAGCTCTGCACTTTGTCTTTTCCCCAGGCTTCATCAACCACATCAGTG GCACTCCTCATGCCTTCATTGTGCGGCGCTACCTCTCCCTGCTAGACACGGCTGTGGAGCTGGAGCTTCCAGGATACCGGGGTCCCCGTCTTCCCCGAAGGCAGCAAGTGCCCATCTTCCCCCAGCCACTCATCACTGACCGTGCCCGCTGCAAGTACAG TCACAAGGATATAGTAGCGGAGGGGCTGCGCCAGCTGCTGGGGGAAGAAAAGTACCGGCAGGACCTGACGGTGCCTCCAGGCTACTGCACAG ACTTCCTGCTCTGCGTCAGCAGCTCCGGTGCTGTGCTTCCTGTGAGGACCCAGGACCCCTTCCTACCGTACCCTCCCCGGTcctgtccccagggccaggctgcctCTCAGTCCACTACCCATGACCCCGCCCAAAG GGTGGTGCTGATGCTGCGAGAACGCTGGCATTTCTGCCGGGATGGCCAAGTGCTGCTGGGCTCCCGGGCCCTCCGGGAGCGGCACCTGGGCCTGATGGGCTACCAGCTCCTGCCG CTACCCTTCGAGGAACTGGAGTCACAGAGAGGCCTGCCACAGCTCAAGAGCTACCTGAGGCAGAAGCTCCAGGCCTTGGGCCTCCGCTGGGGGCCTGAAGGGGGGTGA